One segment of Neobacillus endophyticus DNA contains the following:
- a CDS encoding FAD:protein FMN transferase — protein MYQYQFNSMSTMVRISISVELFANDLLPIYKQFELIENICSRFREDSELSQMNQQLEQEVSVSEEMFSILTDAEHFYLKTGGLFNPGILTALEQNGYRASIEKIRGKEIDGSASRNINAVSNLPFSLNAIKQTVILQRKIDLGGIAKGWIIDRAAKLLENLGYGFINVGGDIRIFGELPRPLNIGIEDPFDTTKIITSLQVQNGALATSTSAKRQWYVKGEVKHHLIDPRSGKSSDSSIVSATVLAPTAIEADIWAKTILLLGETEGQEWVRSKGLGAVLINKYGDIWRG, from the coding sequence ATGTATCAGTACCAATTCAATTCGATGAGCACTATGGTGCGGATTTCAATTAGTGTAGAACTGTTTGCCAATGATTTGCTGCCAATCTATAAACAGTTTGAGTTAATTGAAAATATCTGCAGCCGTTTCCGTGAGGATAGCGAATTGTCGCAAATGAATCAACAGCTTGAACAGGAAGTTTCTGTATCTGAAGAAATGTTTTCGATATTAACAGATGCTGAACATTTTTATCTGAAAACAGGAGGATTGTTTAACCCAGGCATTCTAACAGCTCTTGAGCAAAATGGTTATAGAGCATCCATCGAAAAGATACGAGGGAAAGAAATTGATGGTTCGGCCTCTCGTAACATTAATGCTGTATCAAACCTTCCGTTTTCATTAAACGCAATAAAACAAACTGTTATCCTTCAGAGGAAAATAGATCTCGGCGGGATCGCCAAAGGCTGGATCATCGACCGAGCGGCTAAGCTTTTAGAGAATCTTGGTTATGGTTTTATTAACGTGGGAGGCGACATTCGGATTTTTGGGGAGCTGCCCCGTCCATTAAACATTGGGATTGAAGATCCTTTTGATACCACCAAAATTATTACTTCCCTGCAGGTTCAAAACGGTGCCCTTGCTACCTCCACTTCAGCTAAAAGACAGTGGTATGTAAAAGGTGAAGTGAAGCATCACCTAATTGACCCAAGATCCGGTAAATCGTCTGATAGTTCGATTGTTTCAGCCACAGTATTAGCACCAACCGCTATCGAAGCGGATATCTGGGCTAAAACGATTCTGTTGCTGGGAGAAACGGAAGGTCAAGAATGGGTTCGAAGCAAAGGACTTGGAGCCGTCTTAATCAATAAATACGGTGATATCTGGAGAGGGTGA
- a CDS encoding ferric reductase-like transmembrane domain-containing protein — translation MEMFEWYMIRATGTVAYIMLYLSIIVGLYSQVQKKRKRKMTSTLYWHESLANWALILTIGHVGLLLIDSYMSFNWLEVLVPFTSQYQTLSMGLGTIAMYFIIMTIITSQARKMIGYQRWRKLHALNPILYILVTVHGLMSGSDFQGVILAAVNILPFAIFAIVMLKDKLTVSASQYKENSPAGESGRAKTEA, via the coding sequence ATGGAAATGTTCGAATGGTATATGATTCGGGCAACCGGTACAGTAGCCTATATCATGCTTTATTTGTCCATAATTGTGGGGCTGTATTCACAAGTACAGAAAAAGCGAAAACGAAAAATGACCAGTACCCTTTATTGGCACGAATCTTTGGCAAATTGGGCACTTATTTTAACCATTGGGCATGTTGGTTTGTTATTAATTGATTCTTATATGTCCTTTAATTGGCTGGAAGTATTAGTGCCTTTTACCTCTCAATATCAAACATTATCAATGGGGCTTGGCACCATCGCCATGTATTTTATTATTATGACGATCATTACTTCACAGGCACGGAAAATGATTGGTTATCAAAGGTGGAGAAAACTGCACGCTTTAAATCCGATTCTCTATATCTTGGTAACTGTTCATGGTCTTATGTCCGGCTCTGATTTTCAAGGTGTGATTCTTGCTGCAGTGAATATTTTGCCGTTCGCTATTTTTGCCATTGTCATGCTGAAAGACAAATTAACGGTGAGTGCATCACAATATAAAGAAAACTCGCCGGCTGGCGAGTCTGGCAGGGCGAAGACAGAGGCGTAG
- a CDS encoding rhodanese-like domain-containing protein, with translation MEEIKIITPVELQKKLEAGEKLELVDVREDEEVAEGMIPGAKHIPMGEIPANLNYFDKNKEYIFICRSSRRSENVCYYLQDQGYKVRNMIGGMLDWHGETK, from the coding sequence ATGGAAGAAATTAAAATAATCACGCCTGTAGAATTGCAGAAAAAGCTTGAGGCAGGAGAAAAACTTGAGCTTGTCGATGTAAGGGAAGACGAAGAGGTAGCAGAAGGAATGATACCTGGCGCGAAACATATCCCGATGGGAGAAATACCGGCAAATCTTAACTATTTTGATAAAAATAAAGAATACATTTTTATTTGCCGCTCCAGCCGCCGCAGTGAGAATGTCTGCTATTATCTTCAGGATCAAGGCTATAAAGTCCGCAATATGATTGGCGGAATGCTAGACTGGCACGGTGAAACCAAATAA
- the leuS gene encoding leucine--tRNA ligase, which yields MSFDHQQIEKKWQKKWEEEKTFKTSEEYEKRKFYALDMFPYPSGAGLHVGHPEGYTATDILARLKRMQGYNVLHPMGWDAFGLPAEQYALDTGNDPAEFTTKNINTFRNQIKALGFSYDWDREVNTTDPEYYKWTQWIFLKLWEKGLAYIDEVPVNWCPALGTVLANEEVIDGKSERGGHPVERRPMRQWMLKITAYADRLLEDLEELDWPESLKEMQRNWIGRSEGAEVTFQIVDHDHTFTVFTTRPDTLFGATYAVLAPEHTLVEKITTPEQQAEVSAYLEEVKRKSDLERTDLAKDKTGVFTGAYAINPANGEKMPIWIADYVLVSYGTGAIMAVPAHDERDYEFARKFELPIKEVVAGGNIEQEAYSGEGEHINSDFLNGLNKTDATQKMISWLEEKGIGTKKVTYRLRDWLFSRQRYWGEPIPIIHWEDGTMTAVPEDQLPLTLPKTTEIKPSGTGESPLANIEDWVNVVDPQTGKKGRRETNTMPQWAGSCWYYLRYIDPKNDQALAAEEKLNHWLPVDIYIGGAEHAVLHLLYARFWHKFLYDLGVVPTKEPFQKLFNQGMILGENNEKMSKSKGNVVNPDDIVNSHGADTLRLYEMFMGPLDASIAWSTNGLDGSRRFLDRIWRLLVEENGELNPKIQPNEESSNLEKVYHQTVKKVTEDYEGLRFNTAISQMMVFINEAYKATVLPKNYMEGFVKLLSPVCPHITEELWEKLDHSDTISYEAWPAYDESKLVDDEVEIVIQVNGKVKAKLMVPTAATKEALEGIAMDDDRVKEQIEGKTIRKVITVPGKLVNIVAN from the coding sequence ATGAGTTTCGATCATCAGCAAATTGAAAAAAAGTGGCAAAAAAAATGGGAAGAAGAAAAAACATTTAAAACAAGCGAGGAATATGAGAAAAGAAAATTCTATGCCCTTGATATGTTTCCATATCCATCTGGCGCAGGGCTCCACGTTGGCCATCCAGAGGGGTATACGGCAACTGATATTCTTGCCCGCTTAAAGCGGATGCAGGGATATAATGTACTGCACCCAATGGGCTGGGATGCGTTTGGTCTTCCAGCAGAACAATATGCTTTAGACACTGGTAATGACCCTGCAGAATTTACAACAAAAAATATTAATACCTTCCGTAACCAAATTAAAGCACTTGGTTTTTCCTATGACTGGGATCGGGAAGTTAACACGACAGATCCTGAATATTATAAATGGACACAATGGATTTTCTTAAAGCTGTGGGAAAAGGGCCTTGCCTATATCGACGAAGTTCCAGTTAACTGGTGTCCTGCACTTGGAACTGTCCTCGCAAATGAAGAGGTTATTGACGGTAAAAGTGAGCGGGGTGGACATCCCGTGGAACGCCGTCCAATGAGACAATGGATGCTGAAAATTACTGCTTATGCTGATCGCCTGCTCGAAGATCTTGAGGAACTAGATTGGCCGGAAAGCTTAAAAGAAATGCAGCGCAACTGGATTGGACGTTCGGAAGGTGCTGAAGTTACGTTCCAAATAGTTGATCATGATCATACCTTTACCGTTTTCACAACCCGTCCGGATACATTATTTGGTGCAACCTATGCTGTCCTGGCTCCGGAGCATACATTAGTTGAAAAGATTACAACTCCAGAACAACAGGCGGAAGTTTCAGCTTATCTAGAAGAAGTAAAAAGGAAAAGCGATCTGGAGCGTACGGATCTTGCGAAAGACAAAACAGGAGTATTTACAGGAGCCTATGCGATAAATCCAGCAAATGGCGAGAAAATGCCAATCTGGATCGCGGACTATGTATTGGTCAGCTATGGAACGGGAGCAATTATGGCAGTTCCGGCGCACGATGAGCGCGACTATGAGTTTGCCCGCAAATTTGAATTGCCAATAAAAGAAGTTGTGGCTGGCGGAAATATTGAGCAAGAAGCATACAGCGGTGAAGGCGAACATATCAATTCTGATTTCTTAAATGGATTAAACAAAACCGATGCGACTCAAAAAATGATTTCCTGGCTTGAAGAAAAAGGAATTGGCACTAAAAAAGTGACCTATCGCCTCCGTGATTGGTTGTTCAGCCGTCAGCGTTATTGGGGTGAACCAATTCCGATCATTCACTGGGAAGATGGTACAATGACAGCTGTTCCTGAAGACCAACTGCCATTAACATTACCGAAGACAACTGAAATCAAGCCATCTGGAACAGGTGAATCACCGCTGGCTAATATCGAAGATTGGGTGAATGTTGTTGATCCCCAAACAGGAAAAAAAGGCCGCCGTGAAACAAATACAATGCCTCAATGGGCTGGCAGCTGCTGGTATTACCTACGGTATATTGATCCGAAAAATGATCAAGCCTTAGCTGCAGAAGAGAAATTAAATCACTGGCTTCCTGTTGATATTTATATAGGCGGAGCAGAACATGCTGTACTTCACTTGTTATATGCCCGCTTCTGGCATAAATTTTTATATGACCTAGGTGTGGTTCCGACGAAAGAACCATTCCAAAAGCTGTTCAACCAAGGAATGATCCTAGGTGAAAATAATGAAAAAATGAGTAAATCAAAAGGGAATGTCGTAAATCCGGATGATATTGTAAACAGCCATGGCGCTGATACACTCCGTCTTTATGAAATGTTTATGGGACCATTAGATGCATCTATTGCCTGGTCAACAAATGGATTAGACGGCTCCCGTCGCTTCCTTGATCGTATCTGGCGTTTGCTGGTAGAGGAAAATGGCGAATTGAACCCTAAAATTCAGCCAAATGAAGAATCTTCGAATTTGGAAAAGGTATATCATCAAACAGTGAAAAAGGTAACCGAGGATTACGAGGGGTTACGATTCAACACGGCGATTTCGCAAATGATGGTATTTATTAACGAGGCATATAAAGCAACTGTTCTTCCGAAAAATTATATGGAGGGCTTTGTAAAATTGCTTTCGCCAGTTTGCCCGCATATTACGGAAGAACTATGGGAAAAACTTGACCATAGCGATACAATATCTTATGAAGCATGGCCGGCATATGATGAATCAAAGCTTGTGGATGATGAAGTGGAAATTGTTATCCAAGTGAATGGCAAGGTAAAAGCGAAGCTTATGGTGCCAACCGCTGCGACAAAAGAAGCATTAGAAGGAATCGCGATGGACGATGACAGAGTAAAAGAACAAATCGAAGGAAAAACCATTCGCAAAGTTATTACCGTTCCAGGTAAACTAGTCAATATTGTTGCAAACTAA
- a CDS encoding MDR family MFS transporter, translating into MPRALWLLIFGMAVNTIGSSFLWPLNTIYIHDHLGKSLSIAGIVLMLNSASNVIGNLYGGHLFDKIGGYKSILLGISIALLALIGLSIWNVWPEYVVFLTIVGFGTGIIFPSMYAMAGSVWKEGGRKAFNALYVAQNIGVAVGSALGGIVANYSFQLIFFANTIMYFLFMLIAVFGYKGISNITKKGKQEEQKEAVNNNNVNLKALLILCLGYLLCWVAYNQWTTTIASYTQEIHISLKQYSLLWTINGALIVLGQPLLNIVLKYLKSSLKIQMLIGIGIFIVSFIIAAKAGTFTGFLAAMVILTIGEMFIWPAVPTVAFSLAPKGKEGIYQGIVNSTGTGGRMIGPVLGGIIADLYGMPTLFTILIGLFIAAIITTLTYDRVLKKKTVVSGTVRGQM; encoded by the coding sequence ATGCCACGTGCCTTATGGCTATTGATTTTTGGGATGGCAGTGAATACAATTGGCTCTTCTTTTTTATGGCCTTTAAACACGATCTATATTCACGATCATTTAGGAAAATCATTATCAATTGCAGGAATTGTTTTAATGTTAAATTCTGCTTCTAACGTTATAGGAAATCTATATGGCGGGCATTTATTTGATAAAATCGGTGGTTACAAATCCATTTTATTAGGGATCAGCATTGCTCTTTTAGCACTGATTGGTCTATCAATTTGGAATGTTTGGCCGGAATATGTTGTTTTTCTTACTATTGTCGGATTTGGAACTGGAATCATTTTTCCCTCCATGTATGCAATGGCGGGCTCGGTTTGGAAAGAAGGCGGTCGTAAAGCCTTTAATGCGCTGTATGTTGCTCAAAACATCGGAGTGGCAGTTGGTTCGGCCCTTGGTGGGATTGTGGCCAATTATTCATTTCAACTGATATTTTTTGCAAATACGATCATGTATTTCCTTTTCATGCTGATCGCTGTTTTTGGTTACAAGGGAATATCCAATATTACCAAAAAGGGAAAACAGGAGGAGCAAAAGGAAGCGGTTAATAATAACAATGTTAACCTTAAGGCGTTACTTATTTTATGCTTAGGGTATTTGCTCTGCTGGGTAGCTTATAATCAATGGACAACGACAATAGCATCCTATACCCAGGAAATTCATATTTCATTAAAGCAATATAGCTTGCTTTGGACAATTAACGGGGCCCTTATCGTGCTGGGACAGCCATTGTTAAATATCGTTCTGAAGTACCTGAAGTCTTCCCTTAAGATACAAATGCTCATAGGAATCGGCATTTTTATCGTTTCTTTTATTATTGCGGCAAAGGCAGGAACATTCACTGGATTCCTCGCCGCCATGGTGATTCTGACAATTGGCGAAATGTTTATTTGGCCGGCAGTCCCAACCGTGGCCTTCAGCCTTGCGCCAAAAGGAAAAGAAGGAATATACCAGGGCATTGTCAACAGCACCGGTACAGGTGGCAGAATGATCGGCCCAGTACTAGGTGGCATCATTGCAGACCTCTACGGCATGCCAACCCTCTTCACCATACTAATTGGCCTGTTCATAGCAGCCATCATCACAACCCTGACATATGACCGTGTTTTGAAGAAGAAAACTGTGGTGTCAGGCACCGTCCGTGGACAAATGTAG
- a CDS encoding glycogen biosynthesis protein GlgD has product MKKRSKQQNPEQKTRNGINSQDLELGKDVDLVKQSKKQYEKSGGQPVKSKFHQEKDQSS; this is encoded by the coding sequence TTGAAAAAACGTTCGAAGCAGCAAAATCCTGAACAAAAAACCCGGAATGGAATCAATAGTCAAGACCTCGAACTTGGAAAAGATGTGGATCTTGTTAAGCAGTCGAAGAAACAATATGAAAAATCAGGCGGCCAGCCGGTAAAATCCAAATTTCATCAAGAAAAAGATCAATCATCCTAA
- a CDS encoding YtzC family protein: MATRASMDNLTQQVEDTIRYAEDQYKQSSLQEQYNNDNYQEALQQLEQTYQDICKMAHSANGQQREELHRMRLQIQQLQNNMILQGSRGGEQF, translated from the coding sequence ATGGCTACTCGCGCTTCCATGGATAATTTAACACAACAGGTTGAGGATACGATTCGCTATGCCGAAGACCAATATAAACAAAGCAGCCTTCAGGAGCAATATAATAATGATAATTATCAAGAGGCATTGCAGCAGCTTGAGCAAACCTATCAGGATATCTGCAAAATGGCGCATAGTGCAAATGGTCAGCAGCGGGAAGAGCTTCACAGAATGCGGCTTCAGATTCAGCAGCTCCAAAATAACATGATTTTACAAGGGAGCAGAGGAGGAGAACAGTTTTGA
- a CDS encoding TIGR01212 family radical SAM protein (This family includes YhcC from E. coli K-12, an uncharacterized radical SAM protein.) translates to MLQTKPFPYASDTKRYHTWNYHLRQQFGHKVFKIALDGGFDCPNRDGTVAHGGCTFCSAAGSGDFAGNRAESLELQFQTIKEKMHTKWKDGKYMAYFQAFTNTHAPVEVLREKYETVLKQEDVVGLSIATRPDCLPDDVVEYLAELNERTYLWVELGLQTAHEQTGQLINRAHDFQCYVDGVNKLRKHGIRICSHIINGLPLETHDMMMDTVREVAKLDVQGIKIHLLHLLKGTPMVKQYEKGMVSFLSQEDYVNLVCDQLEIIPPEMIVHRITGDGPIDLMIGPMWSVNKWEVLNSIDAELKRRDSWQGKFFKKTQDDKE, encoded by the coding sequence ATGCTTCAAACAAAACCTTTTCCCTATGCATCAGATACCAAACGTTATCATACATGGAATTATCACCTTCGCCAGCAATTCGGTCATAAGGTATTTAAAATTGCATTGGATGGCGGATTTGATTGTCCAAATCGCGACGGTACTGTTGCCCATGGCGGCTGTACATTCTGCAGTGCTGCAGGCTCTGGAGATTTTGCCGGAAACAGGGCTGAATCATTAGAACTGCAATTCCAAACTATTAAAGAGAAGATGCACACAAAATGGAAAGACGGCAAATATATGGCCTATTTTCAAGCATTCACCAATACGCATGCACCTGTAGAGGTTCTTCGTGAAAAATACGAGACAGTTTTAAAACAGGAAGATGTCGTGGGCTTATCGATTGCCACCCGCCCAGATTGCCTGCCGGATGATGTTGTAGAATATTTGGCGGAATTAAACGAAAGAACGTATTTATGGGTTGAGCTCGGATTACAGACCGCTCATGAGCAAACTGGGCAGCTAATCAACCGGGCACATGACTTCCAATGTTATGTTGATGGAGTAAACAAACTAAGAAAACATGGCATCCGCATCTGCTCCCACATCATCAATGGTCTTCCGCTTGAAACGCATGACATGATGATGGACACAGTTCGTGAAGTAGCTAAACTGGATGTCCAAGGCATTAAAATTCACCTGCTCCATCTTTTAAAAGGGACGCCAATGGTGAAGCAATATGAAAAAGGTATGGTATCTTTCCTATCTCAAGAAGACTATGTAAATCTAGTATGCGACCAACTGGAAATAATACCTCCGGAAATGATTGTTCACCGGATTACAGGTGATGGCCCGATCGACCTAATGATTGGACCTATGTGGAGCGTAAACAAATGGGAAGTGTTGAATTCCATAGATGCGGAGCTGAAACGAAGAGACAGTTGGCAAGGGAAATTTTTTAAAAAGACACAGGATGATAAGGAATGA
- a CDS encoding class I SAM-dependent methyltransferase codes for MKIERVLTFTKTLLQKAVKPGDIVVDATVGNGYDTLFLVSLVGETGRVYGFDVQEQAIAATKDRLNQNGLMKRAKLFHSGHEQLAELIPEKHHGLVTGAIFNLGYLPGSDKTIITRPETTIAAIEKLLAIMAPEGIIVLVIYHGHEGGARERDTLMDYCQQLDQKTAHVLKYQFLNQQNNPPFIVAIEKR; via the coding sequence ATGAAAATCGAGAGGGTTCTAACTTTTACAAAAACGCTGCTCCAAAAAGCCGTAAAACCGGGTGACATCGTAGTAGATGCAACAGTTGGCAACGGATATGACACATTATTCCTTGTTTCACTGGTTGGCGAAACTGGCAGGGTGTACGGTTTTGATGTTCAGGAGCAGGCGATCGCGGCAACAAAAGATCGGTTAAATCAAAACGGTTTAATGAAGCGTGCAAAACTTTTTCATAGTGGGCATGAACAACTTGCCGAACTCATTCCAGAGAAACATCATGGTTTAGTAACTGGAGCCATATTTAACTTAGGATACTTGCCTGGCAGTGACAAAACCATTATTACTCGTCCTGAAACAACCATTGCTGCGATTGAAAAGCTCCTTGCTATTATGGCCCCTGAAGGAATTATTGTTCTTGTCATTTATCATGGCCACGAAGGCGGAGCCAGGGAAAGAGACACATTAATGGACTATTGCCAACAATTAGACCAGAAAACCGCCCATGTCTTGAAATATCAATTCCTTAACCAGCAAAATAATCCTCCGTTTATTGTCGCAATTGAAAAAAGATAA
- a CDS encoding tetraprenyl-beta-curcumene synthase family protein, producing the protein MSRVYRKILPAVHHELAYWKSRAEKIPNPELRKQALASIEHKTFHCEGGAILALTAQEHYQKAIKFIVAYQTISDYLDNLCDRSTSLDPDDFAAIHEAMSDALVLDAEEKNYYRLREDQNDGQYLHDLSETCRSVLRDLEHYDLIKNYLLELCEYYCNLQIHKHVKHEERVPRLEQWFQRYQSRLPDMEWYEFSACSGSTLGIFCLISYAFRKDFKETDAANIRNGYFPYIQGLHILLDYFIDQEEDLAGGDLNFCAYYQNQEVLFDRLKHFVIEADRHTECLPHKRFHQLINRGLLGIYLSDSKVRKQKEVRKLAKKIIKSGGWISYFFYFNGLAYRSLQKSVPVFVTRLMTK; encoded by the coding sequence ATGTCAAGGGTCTATCGTAAAATATTGCCGGCGGTTCATCACGAATTGGCTTATTGGAAAAGCCGAGCAGAAAAAATACCCAATCCCGAGCTCAGAAAACAGGCCCTCGCTAGTATTGAGCATAAAACATTTCATTGCGAGGGAGGAGCCATCCTTGCCCTGACTGCACAGGAGCATTATCAAAAAGCCATAAAATTTATTGTTGCTTATCAAACAATCAGCGACTACCTTGACAATCTTTGCGATCGAAGTACGTCTCTTGATCCGGATGATTTCGCCGCAATCCATGAAGCCATGTCAGATGCTCTTGTTCTGGATGCTGAAGAAAAAAACTATTACCGGTTGCGTGAAGACCAAAATGATGGTCAGTATTTACATGATTTATCAGAAACGTGCCGCTCCGTTTTACGGGATTTGGAACATTATGATTTAATAAAAAATTACTTACTTGAGCTTTGTGAGTATTATTGTAATTTGCAGATACATAAACATGTGAAACACGAAGAGCGGGTTCCGCGTCTGGAACAATGGTTTCAACGCTATCAGAGCAGACTGCCTGATATGGAATGGTATGAATTTTCCGCCTGTTCCGGCTCCACTCTCGGAATTTTTTGCCTTATTTCATATGCGTTTCGCAAGGATTTCAAAGAAACAGATGCAGCCAATATTCGTAATGGCTATTTTCCTTATATCCAAGGCTTACATATCCTGTTAGATTATTTTATTGATCAAGAGGAGGACTTAGCTGGAGGTGACTTGAACTTCTGCGCCTATTATCAAAATCAGGAAGTACTATTTGACAGGCTTAAACATTTTGTTATAGAAGCAGATCGTCATACGGAATGCCTTCCGCATAAAAGATTCCATCAGCTTATTAATCGCGGGCTCTTGGGAATTTACTTATCTGATTCAAAAGTAAGAAAACAGAAAGAAGTCCGGAAGCTAGCGAAAAAAATTATCAAGTCAGGCGGCTGGATCAGTTATTTCTTTTATTTTAATGGGTTGGCCTATCGGTCACTGCAAAAATCTGTCCCAGTGTTTGTGACGAGACTAATGACAAAATAA